The genomic interval ACGTTGTAGGCGGTCTGTGCTCCGCCGCCCAGCCAGGCCAGTTCGCCCTCGTACACCTGGGTGGTGGCCGAGGCGGCCGGCAGGGCGAGGGTGAGACGGTCGACGATCGCGTCACCCTTCGTCACACGCTTGCCGTCCAGGCTCTTCGCGGCGAGCGTCAGGGTGTGCCTGCCCTTGGTGAGCTTCACCGTGGTGTCGGTGTGGTCCCACACCACCCACTTGTAGCCGAGCGGCAGATACAGCTGCTGCTCGCTGCCCGCCTGGCCGTCCACGCGCAGGAAGACATTGGTGGGGCCCTGTTCCTTCACCTTGTCGAAGGTGTTGAGGGAGTTGGCGAACACGCTCAGGTCGTAGGTGCCGTCCTCGGGCACGTCCACCGTGAAGTCGAGCGTGACGTCCGAGCCGGTGCGCAGCCCGCCCACGTCGTAGCCGCCGGAGGTGTAGAACTTCGACACGTCGGAGGTGGAGCCCTCCGGACCGTTCTTCGAGTAGCCGGACCCGGTGTGGGCGGCGTCCTCCGCCTCGTAGGAGCCCTGCCAACGCACCGGCGGTGACTGGGGCTTCGCGGCCTTCCCGGTCTTCGCCGCCGGGCTGAGCACGATCTCGTACGCCGAGGACTCCTTCAGCTTCGGCAGCGTGCCGTCACCGAAGTCCACGGTGACCGTGCCGTCGTCCGCGACCTTCAGGTTCGTCTCGGTGAGCAGCTTCGGGCCGGAGTGGTCGCCGACCTGCCCGCTCCACTCGATCTCCCGCACCCAGGCGTGCACGTTCTCGCCGAAGAGCTTCTTCGGGACACCCGCGAAGGTGATGTGCCCCTTGCCGGTGGAGCCGCCGAAGAGCAGCCGGGCCTGCTTCTTCTTCTCGTCGAGGGTGGCGACGCCCTGCATGGTGTAGTTCTCGCCCGGGAACGGCGGGGTCACCGACACCGTGTGCCCGCTCATCGAGGCGTACGAGTTCAGCAGCCACCACTGGCCGTTGCCGCGGTTGGACTGCACCGCCGAGTCGGAGAGGTTTCCGTCGATGTTCCAGTAGGCGATGTCGGCGTCCACCTTGGACTCCTCGATCGCGGAGACCCACTGGATCATCTGGCCGGGGACGGAGGTGTGGTAGTTGAAGGCGTACTCGTTGATGTTGACGGGGAGTTCGATGCCCTCGCGGTCGGTGCCCTTGAACAGCTCCTTCTCCCACACCCGGTACTTGGCCACGCTCGCGCGCACCGCCTCCGGGTGGCTCAGCTCGTGCCAGGTGATGACGTCCGGGAGGGTGCCCGCGGCCAGGGCGTGGGTGAGGAAGCCCTTCACCTGGTCATAGAGGATGCTGGTGTTGGGACCGGCGATACGGGCGTCCGGCATCCTGGTCTTGATGAGCTTGTACGCGGAGTCCCAGGCGGCGAAGTAGTCCTTGGGGTCGCTGAGCCAGCTGACCTTGTCGTAGCTCCACTCGCCGGTGCCGAACATGTTGCCCTCGGGCTCGTTGAACGGCACGAAGACGATGTTGTCCTGGTACTGCTTCGGCAGCTTCAGTACCTGGTCGACCTGCCCCGCGATCTTCTCCTCGTAGAGCCTGAGCTTCTCCGCGGGAGTGTCACCCGGCCACTCGTACGGGAAGCCGCGGTGGATGTCGGTCATGTAGATGTACACATCGCCGTCGGTGGAGTCGGCGAGCGGCTTCACCACGTCCAGCGCGTCGGCACCGGGGTGTTGCGGGCCGTCCTGGGCCTTGGTGGAGACCGTGCGCAGGCCCATGCCCTCGATGAGGTTGTTGGTGGGGACGTCCGGTCCGTACACGCCGTAGAGGGTGCCGGAGGCGCCGCCGTGGAACGCGCCGGTGTCCGAACCGAGGTCGACGGTGAGCTGCCCCTCGCGGACCACGGTGACGTTCGCCTTCACGCCGCGTCCGGCCGCCGTGCCGGCCACCGTGAACGTCCCGGGCTTGGCGTACTTCTCGGGCGGCACCGCCTCCCAGACGACGGGTGTGTCGCGGTCGTAGCCGTCGGAGAAGGTGGAGCGGACGGTGGCCGGGAGGGTCGGGGCGGTCCCGTCGGTCGTCCGGACGTCGAAGGAGGTCTGCGACAGGTCCTCGAGGGTCGGCACGGTCCCGACCAGGCCGGCCACCTGCTCGGCACTGAGCGCCGAGTGCCATACGGCGAAGTCGTCGACGGCGCCCTTGAGCAGCGGGTCGGGATAGAGGGACTTGCCTATGTAGCCCGCGGCGGTCGCCGAACTGCCCAGCAGGTCCTTGGCCTTGATGGCGGTGGCCGCGGAGGACACCGCCACACCGTCGAGGTACGTGGTGAGCCGGCCCGCGGTGGTGTCGAGGGTGACGGTGACCGTCCGCCAGGCGTCCGCGGGCAGCGGCGCGTAGCCGCGGACCTGGTTCTCCGCGCCGCCTCCGCCGGTGGTCACGGAGGTCTGGAACAGCCCGTTGCCGTTGTACGGGGTGCTGAAGAGGTACCTGCTGGTGTCCGTGCCCAGGTCGAAGATGCGCTGCCAGGACGACTTGTCGCCGCTCCACTTCACCCGGGCGGAGACGGTCAGGTCGCTCGCGTCGCCGACCACCTCGCGGGGCAGCCGGACATAGGCGCCGTCGGAGGTGGGCGCCCCGCCGGGCAGGGCCAGCGCCCTGCCGCCGTCCGCGCCCGCCACGGACTGGGCCGTCGAGCCGTTCACCAGGCTCGCCGTCAGGCCGTTTCCGGAACTGTCGGTGATCTTTCCGGAGGCGAGGTCGTCCTGGTCGAAGGTGTAGCGGGCGGCGGGCCCGGGCGCCTCGGCCGCGTGCGCGGACACGGCGGGGGCGGCCAGCAGGCCCGCGCCGAGGGCCAGCGCCATGGCGGCCGGCGCCCGGCGGCGCGTGGATCTGTCGGGGGATGACATGGAGAACGTCCTCAATCGTCGTAACGGGTTCAGGTCGGCCCGCCTCGGGGCGCCGTCGAACCGATTCGATCCGGGCGGGTGCGGGGGAAGAGGCGTGTGCGGGGGGAAGGGGTGGGGCGGCTCTACGGCGGCGCGCGGCGAGGGAGCCGCGAGGGGCGACCGCGCCGAACCGGTTCGGCGAAGCTAGCACCGGGACATCCGGCCAGCAATGCCTACGACACAGGGATCTCACGGTCCCACGGGGCCCCGTCGGCGATTACGTCGAGAGTATTGACAGGCGCCCGGGCAGTTCCTACGTTCACTTCCACGCGAACCGGTTCGACAAGCCGGTCGCCCGTCCCGAGGAGTCGCCGTGAACATCGGTGAGATCGCCCGGCGGGCCGGTGTCTCGCGCAGCACCGTGTCCTACGCGCTGAGCGGCAAGCGCCCCGTGTCGGAGGACACGCGCCGGAAGATCCAGCGCATCGTCGACGAACTGGGCTACCAGCCCAGCGCCAGCGCCCGCGCCCTGGCCAACGGCCGGACCAGCACGATCGGTCTGGTGTTCCCGCCCGCCGGGAACCACTACACGGGCATGCAGCTGGACTTCATCGGCAGCGTGGTGGAGGCCGCCGCGGCCCACGACTACGACGTGCTGCTGTCGCCCAGCGGCGTCGACAGCGACCGTTCCTTCCAGCGGCTGCTGGGGGAGCGGAGGGTCGACGGCGCGATCCTGATGGAGATCCGGCTGGAGGACGACCGGGCCGATCACCTGGCCGCGCTCGGCTTCCCCTCCGTCGCCATCGGCCGCACCGCCCACCCGGAGGACGGCTGGTACGTCGCCCTGGACCACACCGCGCTGGCGGCGGCCTGCGTCCATCACCTCGCCGACCTCGGCCACCGCCGCATCGCCTTCGTCAACCGGCCCGAACAACTTTTGAGGACCGGATACGAGTCCGCCCACCGCGGCCTGGACGGCTTCACCAAGGCCGCGGCCGAACGCGGGCTGACGGTCCGCACGTACTGCTGCGGGGACGACGCCGCCGCGGGCCAGGCCTGCCTGGAACAGATCCTGCACGACGACCCGGCCACCACGGCCCTGGTCACCCTGAACGAGGCCGCGCTGGGCGGCCTGTACCGGGGGCTCGCGCACGCGGGCCGCCATGTGCCGCGCGACTTCTCCGTCACCGGGGTCGTCGCCAACCGCTGGGCGGAGACGGTGACCCCGCAGCTCACCGCCGCCGACGTACCGGCGGCCGAGATGGGCCGGCTCGCCGTCGACCTGCTCGTGGAGCGGCTGGACCACTCCGACGCGCCGCCCCGGCAGCACCTCCTCACCCCGCCGATCTCGCTGCGGGCCAGCACCGGACCCGCAGGAGTCCCGCAGACCTGATCAGGTCCTCCGAGCACTCGTCACCCCGCCGCACGCCCGAACGCCAGGTACCCGAGGGCGTGTTCGCGGTTTCCCCGCGCGACCCACCGCCGCGGCACCCGCATGCCACAAACCGAAGGAACCCGCCATGAACAGCTTCTCCGGACGACGCCGTCCGACCGCCGCGGTCCTGATCTCCCTGGCCGTCGCCACCGGAGTCACCGCCTGCGGCTCCGGCTCGGGCAGCAGCGGCTCCGAGGGCGCCGACGGCAAGACGTACACCGTCTGGGACCCGTACCCGCAGTTCGCCAAGGGCTCGGCCTGGACGAACCTGCTGGACAAGTGCGGCACCCAGGCGGGCGTGAAGGTCAAGCGGACGGCGTTCGACACCAGCGACCTGACGAACAAGGCCCTCCTGGCGGCCCAGCAGGGCAACTCCCCGGACCTCCTCATCGTCGACAACCCGGTCGTCTCGACCCTGGCCGAGGCGGGCGTCCTCACCACGACCGACGACAACAAGCTGGACACCTCGAAGACCGACCCCAACCTCCTTGCGGCCGGCCAGTCGGGCGGCAAGACGTACGGCACCCCGATCGGCGCCAACACCCTCGCCCTCTACTACAACAAGAAGGTCCTGAAGGAAGCCGGCGTCGACGTCGCCTCGGTGAAGGACTGGGCGTCCCTGACGGCGGCGCTGGAGAAGGTGAAGAAGGCGGGCAAGAAGGGCATCACCTTCTCCGCGATCGGCACCGAGGAGGGCAGCTTCCAGTTCCTGCCCTGGTTCTGGGGCGCGGGCGCGAAACTGACCCAACTCGACTCCGCCCAGGGCGAGTCGGCGCTCTCCCTGTGGAAGGGCTGGGTCAAGAGCGGCGTCGCCCCCAACTCGGTCCTCAACAACACCCAGACGACCAGCTGGCAGGAGTTCGCGACCGGCGAGTACGCCTTCGCGGAGAACGGCACCTGGCAGCTCGCGGGCGCCAAGAAGGCCGGCCTCGACTACGGCGTGCTCCCGATACCCGGCGCCTCCGGCGGCAGCGCGGCCGCCCCGACCGGCGGTGAGTTCGTCACCCTCCCGGTCCAGGACGACACCGGCCGCTACACCACCTCCCAGAAGCTGGCGACCTGCCTGACCAGCACCCAGAACCTGTACGACACCGACACCACCCTGTCCTACGTGGCCCCCACCACCGAGGTCCAGGACAAGCAGGTGGCCGCGAACGCCGAGCTGAAGCCGTGGGTCGACGCGGTCAAGGCCGCCAAGGGCCGCACCAGCGACGACCTGGGCACCAAGTACCCCAAGATCTCCGAGCAGATGTGGAAGGCCGTCCAGTCCGCGCTGAGCGGCTCCAAGTCCCCGAAGGACGCGATGGCCGACGCGCAGTCCGCCGTCAAGTGAGCACATCCCGGGGTCAGTTGATGAGTCAGACGACGACACGAGTACCGCGCCCGCGGACCGACTCCGACGGCGCGACCCCGGAGGCTCCGCGCCGTCCCGTCTCCCCGCAGTGGGCCGCCTGGGCCTTCCTCGCCCCGGTGACCCTCTACCTCGCCCTGTTCTACGCCTATCCGCTCTACCGCAACATCGACCTGAGCCTGCGCCACTACACCGTGCGCTCTTTCGTGCGGGGCGACGCGCCGTTCACGGGCCTGGCGAACTACCGGATGGTCTTCGACGACCCGACCTTCGCCCCGGCCCTCACCCACACCGTGGTGTTCACCGGCGTGTGCCTGGTCTTCCAGTACGCGATCGGTCTGGCGCTGGCGGTCTTCTTCCACCAGAACTTCCGGCTCTCGGCGACCCTGCGGGCCCTGTTCCTGGTGCCGTGGCTGCTGCCGCTGATCGTGTCGGCGTCGACCTGGTCGTGGATGCTCAACAGCGACTCCGGCATCGTCAACGCCGTCCTGCACGCCGTCGGCATCGGCCCGGTGAACTGGCTGACCTCGCCGTCCTGGTCGCTGGCCTCGGTGATCATCGCGAACATCTGGATCGGTGTCCCCTTCAACCTGGTCGTCCTCTACAGCGGCCTGCAGTCCATCCCCACCAGCCTCTACGAGGCCGCCGCCATCGACGGTGCGAACGCCTGGCAGCGCTTCTGGAGCATCACCTTCCCGCTGCTGCGCCCGGTCTCCGCCATCACCCTGCTGCTCGGGCTGGTCTACACGCTCAAGGTCTTCGACATCATCTGGATCATGACCAAGGGCGGTCCGGCCGACTCGTCCACCACCTTCGCCACCTGGTCCTACCAGCTCGGCTTCGGCAACCTGCTGCCCGCCTTCGGCCCCGGCGCCGCGGTCGGCAACCTGCTCGTCGTCGCCGCCCTGGTCTTCGGCCTGATCTACGTACGGGTCCAGCGAAAGCAGGCGCTGTCATGAGCACAAGGCCACTGAAGACCGCCCTCGGCCTGCTGCTGACCGCGATCATGCTCTTCCCGGTGTACTGGATGCTCAACGTGTCCCTCACCCGCGACCAGGACATGCGCAAGAGCCCACCCGACCTGTTCCCTGTGCACGGCACCCTGGAGGGCTACCGGGCCGTCCTCGACCAGCAGTTGCCCTACCTCGGCACCAGTCTCGTCATCGGTCTCGGCACCGTCGCCCTGACCGTGGCCCTGGCCGCCCCGGCCGGCTACGCGCTGGCCAAGCTCCGCCCGCGCGGCGGGGGAATGCTCAGCTTCCTCCTGCTGGTGGCCCAGATGATCCCCGGCATCATCATGGCGATGGGCTTCTACGCCATCTACCTGCAACTCGGCCTGCTCCAGTCGGTGCCCGGCCTGATCGTCGCCGACTCCACCCTGGCCGTGCCCTTCGCGGTGCTCATCTTCACCGCGTTCATGTCCACCATCCCCGGCGAACTCCTCCAGGCCGCGCAGATGGACGGGGCGCACGCCCTGCGCACCTTCTGGTCGGTCGTGCTGCCGATGAGCCGCAACTCCGTCGTCACCGTGTCACTGTTCGCGTTCCTGTGGTCCTGGTCCGACTTCATCTTCGCCAGCACCCTGGCGGGCGGCGGCGCCCACGAGCCGATCACCCTCGGCATCTACCACTACATCGGCAACAACAACCAGCAGTGGAACGCCATCATGGCCACCGCCGTCGTCGCCTCCCTGCCGGCCACGGTCATCCTCGTCCTCGCCCAGCGCTATGTGGCCGCCGGCGTGACCGCCGGCGCCGTCAAGGACTGACGTCCGCGGCGCCCCCCTTCCCCGATGATCACCGACGATCCCTGCTCGAGAAACGAGTGCCCCTTCATGACCGCCGACCGCCCCGGCCCGGCCTTCTCCGTCCAGGACATCCCGTTCAGCACGCACGGCTCCTGGTTCGGCATCTCCCCCGTGCTCGCGGAGAAGACCCGCGCCGAGGACCTCCACCTCGTCTCGCACCAGAACGGCATGCACCCCGTCCTGAGCCTCGTGCCGCTCGATCCCACGACCGGCGAGCGGGCCGAGACCCTGGTCGAGGCGACACCGGGCCTGCTGAGCTGGACCGGCGCGGACGGCCGTATCGACCTCGCCTACGAGACGCCGGACACCGTACGCCTGCGCGGTGCCGGTGCGTCGCTGCGGATCTCGGCGGCGGCCCGGACGCTGACCCCGTTCAGCGGGACGTACTTCTTCCGCGAACCGGCCGCCGACGCCTATGTGTTCACCTCGTACGAGACCGGCCGCCGTTACCGGGTCACCCTGCTGTCCGGCACGGTGGCCGAGGTGGCCGGTTCCCAGGCGCTGGGCGACGGTGAGCGCGGTCTCACGATCGGCGCCGAGGCGGACGGATCGTGGGAGATCGCGGTCGAGGAACTGGACACCGCCCGCCCCGCCTACGTGCCGGCGGCGGCCTTCGGCAAGGTCGTCGAGACCGCACGGAACTCCTTCGCGGACTTCGTCGACACCGTGGCCCCGTGGCGCTCCTCCGCCACCCCGGCGGCCGAACTCGCGGCCTATGTCCTGTGGTCGGCGACCGTACGTCCGGCCGGCCTGGTGACCCGGCCCGGCGTGCTGATGTCCAAGCACTGGATGGACAAGGTCTGGAGCTGGGACCACTGCTTCAACGCCCTCGCCCTGGCGCCCGGTTGCCCCGGACTGGCCTGGGACCAGTTCCAGCTGCCCTTCGACCACCAGGACGAGACCGGGGCGCTGCCCGACTCGGTCACCCACTCCGAGGTGCTCCACAACTTCGTCAAACCGCCCATCCACGGCTGGACGTTCGGCCGGCTGCGCCGTCGGCTGCCCACCCCCGTGGGGCGGGCGGAACTGACCGGGACGTACGACAGGCTGGCACGCTGGACGGAGTTCTGGCTCACCGCCCGGCGCGCACCCGGCGCCGCTCTGCCGCACTACCAGCACGGCAACGACAGCGGCTGGGACAACGCCACCACCTTCGACCCCGAACGGGTCGTCGTCACCGCCGACCTGGCCGCCTTCCTCACTCTCCAGCTGCACGAACTCGCCGACCTGGCAGCGCACTTGGAGAGGCCTGACGATGCCCGCCGGTGGACGCGGGCCGCCGAGGAGACGCAGCGGGCGATGCTCGACCAGCTGTGGACGGGGGACCGGTTCGTCGCCCGGGGCGTCGAGAGCGGCGACACCTGGGGCACGTCCAGCCTGCTCGACCTGATGCCGATCGTGCTGGGCGAGCATCTGCCGCCCGACATCAGCGACGTCCTGGCCGGCCGGATCGAGGCCCATCTGACCCCGTACGGCCTGGCCACGGAGCTGCCGACCTCGCCGCACTACCTCCCCGACGGGTACTGGCGCGGCCCGATCTGGGCGCCCGCCACGGTCCTCGTCGAGGACGGACTGCGCCGCGGCGGCCACCACCGGCTGGCGGACGAGGTCAGCGCCCGCTTCCGCGCCCTGTGCGAGAAGCACGGCTTCGCGGAGAACTTCGACGCCCTCACCGGCACGGGCCTGCGCGACCGCGCCTACACCTGGACGGCCGCGGCCTACCTCCTCCTCGCCGAGGCGCACGCACAGCGGGAGGGCCGGTGACGCCGCGGGACGGCCGGTGACGCCGACCACCGCTTGGCCCTCGACAAGTCCCGCTGACCGGCACCTGGGAGCTGCCGCTGGACCTCCTGGAGCGGCGGGTTCCCTGGGCGCGTGTTCAGTCGAGGACCGCGGTGGCCTCGATCTCGACGAGGTGGTCGGGGACGTCCAGTGCCGCGACGCCCAGCAGCGTGGCCGGCGGGACGGGGGTGACTCCCAGTTTCGCGGCCGCCCGCGAGATCCCCTCCAGGAGTTGGGGCATCTTGTCGGGCGTCCAGTCGACGACGTGGACGTTCAGTTTCGCCACGTCGTCGAAGGAAGCGCCGGCCGCGGCCAGGGCCGTCCCGACGTTGAGGTAGCTCTGCTCGACCTGCGCGGCGAGGTCACCCGCACCGACCGTGCGGCCCTCGGCGTCCCAGGCGACCTGACCGGCGACGAACACCAGCCTCGACCCGGACGCGACCGCCACCTGCCGGTAGACATCGATCTCCGGCAGTCCGTCGGGATTCAGCAAGGTGATGGACATTTTCTGCGCCTCCATGAGCGGGCACCCAAGGCCCTTGGTCTCTTCTGGTTACTGGAAAACCGTAAGAGAGCGATCGGTGACATGGAAGAACGCACTTTTCGGTGACTGGGGAACCCGTTGGTGACCTGGCAGCTCAGCAAGTGGAGCGCCGGTGAAAACCCTGTGGAAGCGGTGTCAGTGGGGCCGTTTATGCTGCACGGACGATCACGCGGGACCAGGGGAGGGCGCGGCATGTTCGGCAAGCTGTTCGGCAGGGATGCGGAGAGACCGGAGGCGAATCCGTACGCCCTGCCCGTCCCGCGCAGACAGAAGAACGGGACGTATCCGCTGCGCGCCCTCGGCGACACCCGGGTGCTCGCGCTGGTGGAAGCGGCCGACGCCGGTGACTGGGAGGCGGTGAAGGCGGCACTGGTCCCCTTCGATCTCGGCCGCGACCACGCGGTGCTCGGCGAACTCGCCGAGCTGGACGGTCTGCAGGACTGGATCGGCCGGGCTGTGGACGAGGACAAGGAACACCGGGCGACGGCCCTGCTGATGTCCGGGGCGCGCCACATCAGCTGGGGCTGGGAGGCGCGTACCTCCGCACGCGCCGTGAACGTCACGCAGGAGCAGTGGCGGATCTTCCACGAGCGGCTGGAGATCGCCGAGGAGCAGCTGCTCGAAGCCGCCGAGCTGCGGCCCGACTGGATCACCCCCTGGCGCCGCCTCCTCACCTCCGGCCGCGGCATGTCGCTCGGCCCCGCCGTCAACGAGACCCGGCGCGACGCCGCCCTGCGCCGCGACCCGCTGGACCTGGAGACCCACATCGAGTGGGTGTCCCAGTTGCAGCCCAGGTGGGGCGGCGAGCCCGGCCAGGCCCTGACGTTCGCCCGCGAGGCCTTCGCCGGTGCGCCCGACGGGCACCGCCTCGGCTGTGTGGTCGCCATGGCCCACATCGAGGAGTGGGTGGAGTCGGACAGCCGCGACCATCTCGACACCCCCCAGGTCCAGGAGGAGCTCAGAGAGGCGGCCCGGCGCAGCATTCTCCACCCCGCCTACGACAGGCCCCTCGGCTGGCAGGAGGACTTCAACATCTTCGCCATGGCGCTGGCCCTGTCCGCCGAGAGTGTCGTGGCCCCGCGGGTCTTCCACGAGCTGGGCGGCGCCTACACCTCGTGGCCCTGGACGTACATGGCCGAGCCGGAGAAGGCGTACGCCCGCTTCCGGCGCCGTGCCTGACCACGTCCCCGCCCGCCCCTTGCCGACGACCTCACCCCGGACTGCCCGATGACTCTGCCCGACACCCCTGCGAGCCCCGCCGACCGCACCTTCCAGGTGGACCTGCGCGGCCTCGTCGACCTCCTCTCCCACCACCTCTACTCCAGCCCCCGCGTCTACCTGCGCGAACTCCTCCAGAACGCGGTGGACGCGCTGACCGCCCGGCACAGCCTCGAACAGGGCGCCCCCGCCGACGTGTTCGGAATCCGCCTGTACGCCGACGGCTCCGTGGTACGCGTCGAGGACGACGGCGTCGGTCTCACCGAGGCCGACGTGCACACCTTCCTCGCCACGATCGGCCGCAGCAGCAAGCGCGCGGACCAGATCGCCGACCAACGGGCCGACTTCATCGGCCAGTTCGGCATCGGCCTGCTCTCCTGCTTCCTGGTCGCGGACGAGATCCACGTCCTCAGCCGCTCCGCCCGCACCCCCGACGCGCCCGTCGTGGAGTGGCGCGGTCGCGGCGACGGCAGCTACACCGTCCGCACCCTGCCCGCCTCCACCCGCCCCCGGCCCGGTACCACCGTCACCCTGACGCCCCGCGCCGACGCGGGCGAGTGGACCCGCCCGGCCCAGGTGCACGCGCTGGCCCGCCACTTCGGCTCCCTGCTGCGCCACCCGGTGACCTTCGACGACGGCACCGCAGGACCCGGCGACCGGGGCGCCCCCGTCAACCCCGAGCCCGCACCCTGGGCGCGCAGCCACGCCACCCCCGGAGCCCGCTCCCGCGCCCTGGCCGCGTACGGCGAGGAGGTCTTCGGGTTCACGCCGCTGGACACCATAGAACTGGACCTGCCGGCCGTGGGCCTGAAGGGCATCGCCTGCGTGCTGCCCGAGGCGGTACCGGCCGGGCGCCGCCACGGCCACCGCGTGCACGTCAAAGGCATGCTGCTGTCCGAGCAGGCCGAGGAGATCCTGCCCGACTGGGCGTTCTTCGTCCGCTGTGTCGTCGACGCCGAGAGCCTGCGCCCGACCGCGTCCCGCGAGTCCCTGTACGAGGACGACACCCTCGCCGCCGTCCGCGACGCGCTCGCCGAACGCCTGCGCGCGTGGATCGCCCGGGCCGCCGCCAGCGACCCCGAACTGCTCGGTCGTTTCCTCCAGGTCCACCACTTGGCCGTGAAGTCGCTCGCGGTGCACGACGACGAGATCATGCGGATGCTGCTGCCCTGGCTGCCGTTCGAGACCACCGACGGGCACGCCACCCTCGACGAGTTCGCGCGCACCCACCGCACGGTGCTCGTCACGTCCAGCGTGGAGGAGTTCCGCCAGGTCGCGGCGATCGCCTCGGCCGCCGGCCTCGGCGTCGTCAACGGCGGCTACACCTACGACCGTCAACTGGTCCACCGGCTGCCGGAGATCAGGCCCGAGGTCACTGTCGCGGACCTCGACCCCGGGACCCTCACCGCCCACCTCGACCCGGTGGACCGCGAGACGGAACTGGCCGCCTCGGCCTATCTCGCCCAGGCCCGTGACGCCCTCGCCGTCTTCGACTGCGATGTCGCGCTGCGCACCTTCCAGCCCGCCTCCGCCCCCGCCCTCCTCCTCGACAGCCGCGAGGCCCGGCACGAGCGCACCCGCTCCCAGCTCGCCCGCGAGCAGCAGGGCGGCGTGTGGGGCGACATCCTCGGCGCCCTGCGCCAGGAGGCCCCGCGCGCGCAGCTGATCCTCAACCAGCTCAACCCGCTGGTGCGCACCGCCGTCACCATCGACGAGCCCGAGCTGGCCCGCACCAGCGCCGAAGCCCTCTACGGACAGGCCGCGATGCTGTCCCGGCGCCCGCTCAGGCCCGCCGAGTCGAGCCTCATCAACCGCTCCTTCCTCGACCTTCTCGCCCACGCCCTCCGCAAGGACAGCTGACGATGCCCACCGCGATCCAGACCACCGACGAGCTGTACCAGGCGCTCCAGGACAATGACCAGCGTCCCTACGGCCGTACCCGCACCGTCACCGCCGAGGAACTCGTCGACGTCGCCGAGCAGTTCGAGGAGCCCGTCCCGCTCGTCCACGCGCTCCTCGAACTCCAGGAGGCGTACACCTACGGTTCCGAGCCCCGGAAGTCGCCCGTCGTCTTCGCCCGGCTGCTCACCCTCTTCGACGAGCAGCCCGACGTCTTCGACGAGCGCCTGCGCCACATGGTGTTCTGGCGGTTCAAGTGGGTGGGCCACGCCCTGCGTCAGCTGCCCGAGATACCGCTGGCCAGCCTCCGCCAGTGGCTGACGGAGATGCGCGACCGCTACGAGAAGGCCGGCCTCGGCCTCCAGCCCTACTACGGACAGGCGTACCAGCTCGCCGCCCACGTGGGCGAGGACACCACCCTCGCCTACGAGTTGTGGGCGGGCCGCACCCGCACCCGGCTCAGCGACTGCGAGGCCTGCGAGATCTGCGAGCGCGCCCTGTTCCACCTCGCGGCGGGCGACGACCAGCGGGCCCTGCGCACCTGGGAGCCCGTCCTGAACGGGAAGGAGTCCTGCCAGGAGGAGCCGGC from Streptomyces sp. CC0208 carries:
- a CDS encoding carbohydrate ABC transporter permease, with amino-acid sequence MSTRPLKTALGLLLTAIMLFPVYWMLNVSLTRDQDMRKSPPDLFPVHGTLEGYRAVLDQQLPYLGTSLVIGLGTVALTVALAAPAGYALAKLRPRGGGMLSFLLLVAQMIPGIIMAMGFYAIYLQLGLLQSVPGLIVADSTLAVPFAVLIFTAFMSTIPGELLQAAQMDGAHALRTFWSVVLPMSRNSVVTVSLFAFLWSWSDFIFASTLAGGGAHEPITLGIYHYIGNNNQQWNAIMATAVVASLPATVILVLAQRYVAAGVTAGAVKD
- a CDS encoding trehalase family glycosidase — encoded protein: MTADRPGPAFSVQDIPFSTHGSWFGISPVLAEKTRAEDLHLVSHQNGMHPVLSLVPLDPTTGERAETLVEATPGLLSWTGADGRIDLAYETPDTVRLRGAGASLRISAAARTLTPFSGTYFFREPAADAYVFTSYETGRRYRVTLLSGTVAEVAGSQALGDGERGLTIGAEADGSWEIAVEELDTARPAYVPAAAFGKVVETARNSFADFVDTVAPWRSSATPAAELAAYVLWSATVRPAGLVTRPGVLMSKHWMDKVWSWDHCFNALALAPGCPGLAWDQFQLPFDHQDETGALPDSVTHSEVLHNFVKPPIHGWTFGRLRRRLPTPVGRAELTGTYDRLARWTEFWLTARRAPGAALPHYQHGNDSGWDNATTFDPERVVVTADLAAFLTLQLHELADLAAHLERPDDARRWTRAAEETQRAMLDQLWTGDRFVARGVESGDTWGTSSLLDLMPIVLGEHLPPDISDVLAGRIEAHLTPYGLATELPTSPHYLPDGYWRGPIWAPATVLVEDGLRRGGHHRLADEVSARFRALCEKHGFAENFDALTGTGLRDRAYTWTAAAYLLLAEAHAQREGR
- a CDS encoding RidA family protein, with the protein product MSITLLNPDGLPEIDVYRQVAVASGSRLVFVAGQVAWDAEGRTVGAGDLAAQVEQSYLNVGTALAAAGASFDDVAKLNVHVVDWTPDKMPQLLEGISRAAAKLGVTPVPPATLLGVAALDVPDHLVEIEATAVLD
- a CDS encoding HSP90 family protein, translating into MTLPDTPASPADRTFQVDLRGLVDLLSHHLYSSPRVYLRELLQNAVDALTARHSLEQGAPADVFGIRLYADGSVVRVEDDGVGLTEADVHTFLATIGRSSKRADQIADQRADFIGQFGIGLLSCFLVADEIHVLSRSARTPDAPVVEWRGRGDGSYTVRTLPASTRPRPGTTVTLTPRADAGEWTRPAQVHALARHFGSLLRHPVTFDDGTAGPGDRGAPVNPEPAPWARSHATPGARSRALAAYGEEVFGFTPLDTIELDLPAVGLKGIACVLPEAVPAGRRHGHRVHVKGMLLSEQAEEILPDWAFFVRCVVDAESLRPTASRESLYEDDTLAAVRDALAERLRAWIARAAASDPELLGRFLQVHHLAVKSLAVHDDEIMRMLLPWLPFETTDGHATLDEFARTHRTVLVTSSVEEFRQVAAIASAAGLGVVNGGYTYDRQLVHRLPEIRPEVTVADLDPGTLTAHLDPVDRETELAASAYLAQARDALAVFDCDVALRTFQPASAPALLLDSREARHERTRSQLAREQQGGVWGDILGALRQEAPRAQLILNQLNPLVRTAVTIDEPELARTSAEALYGQAAMLSRRPLRPAESSLINRSFLDLLAHALRKDS